Proteins found in one Acidobacteriota bacterium genomic segment:
- the nth gene encoding endonuclease III — protein MKSAEEKQRTRKIISLLRKAYPDVKCSLNHANALELLIATILAAQCTDERVNMVTAELFRKYRKAEDYLQVPLAELEQDIRSTGFYRNKAKSIQGACKLLVEEFGGQVPQDFKELLRLPGVARKTANVVMGNAFGVASGVVVDTHVSRLTQLLGLTQNSAPEKIEQDLLELVPKNDWIDFSHLLIYHGRAVCIARRPQCDKCVLEKLCPSSLLKQ, from the coding sequence GTGAAGAGCGCCGAAGAAAAACAACGCACCCGAAAAATTATCAGTTTACTCAGAAAAGCCTACCCCGATGTCAAATGCAGTTTGAATCACGCCAATGCGCTTGAACTGTTGATTGCGACGATTCTTGCGGCGCAATGTACAGACGAGCGGGTGAATATGGTTACCGCCGAGCTGTTTCGCAAATACCGCAAGGCGGAAGATTATTTGCAGGTGCCGCTTGCCGAACTCGAACAGGATATTCGCTCGACCGGATTTTATCGCAACAAAGCGAAATCCATTCAGGGCGCTTGTAAATTGCTGGTCGAAGAATTCGGCGGGCAGGTGCCGCAGGATTTCAAGGAGTTGTTGCGACTCCCCGGCGTAGCGCGCAAGACCGCAAACGTGGTGATGGGCAATGCGTTCGGGGTGGCGTCAGGTGTGGTGGTTGACACGCACGTTTCGCGCCTTACGCAGTTATTGGGACTCACGCAAAACAGCGCGCCGGAAAAGATAGAACAGGATTTGCTTGAACTGGTGCCGAAAAATGACTGGATAGATTTTTCGCACCTGTTGATTTATCACGGTCGCGCTGTGTGCATCGCCCGCCGCCCGCAATGCGATAAATGCGTTCTGGAAAAACTCTGCCCGTCGTCGTTGCTAAAACAATAA
- a CDS encoding ascorbate-dependent monooxygenase, which produces MKKLLALMFLTVALLAIGAGHNHTRKTQSAAPTFSNEVVRIFQRNCQVCHHPGDIAPFSLMSYREARPWARSIQERVVMRSMPPWKATAGCGEFQDARVLTDEEISTISQWVENGSPEGDTAMLPAPLDFSSNWALGEPDMILTPDEDYTVEPGRDIYRCFTMPTNLKGDRFVQAVDIKPGNRNVVHHVILYIDETGASVDLDAKDPGPGYTSFGGPGFDLFGTLGGWAPGERARLVPDGVAYKVKAGSRIVAQVHYHPRGLTEKDRTQIGIYFSRKPVTKGLNWAPILNTNFTIPADNANYPVNAALPIPLGFDAHAIGIFPHMHLLGKKMKVEARSIGGTECLINIDDWNFNWQGAYYYKEPVALKGGTLLTLNAIFDNSANNPFNPNSPPKAVRWGEQTTDEMAIAFVLFTFDSDNLALSSPHINGVEFDASSNRLIVTGSGFLIGADIEINGVRVKDTRNHKKAKKASKHLYSSDDWQRLLPRGTTAKITVLNTDGVRSAEYGFTLH; this is translated from the coding sequence CAAAACGCAAAGCGCCGCGCCGACCTTCAGCAATGAAGTGGTGCGCATCTTTCAGCGTAATTGTCAGGTCTGTCATCATCCGGGCGACATCGCGCCGTTTTCATTGATGAGCTATCGCGAAGCGCGTCCCTGGGCGCGTTCGATTCAAGAGCGCGTGGTGATGCGTTCGATGCCACCCTGGAAAGCGACTGCCGGTTGCGGCGAATTTCAAGATGCGCGGGTGTTGACGGATGAAGAGATTTCAACAATTTCGCAATGGGTCGAAAACGGCTCCCCCGAAGGCGATACCGCGATGCTGCCTGCGCCGCTCGATTTCAGCAGCAACTGGGCGCTTGGCGAACCCGATATGATTCTCACGCCCGATGAAGATTACACCGTCGAGCCGGGGCGGGATATTTATCGCTGCTTTACCATGCCGACGAATTTGAAAGGCGACCGCTTCGTTCAAGCGGTTGACATCAAACCGGGCAATCGCAACGTTGTCCATCACGTCATTTTGTACATAGACGAAACCGGCGCATCGGTTGACCTCGATGCCAAAGACCCGGGTCCCGGCTATACGTCGTTTGGTGGGCCAGGCTTTGATTTATTCGGCACGCTTGGCGGTTGGGCGCCCGGCGAACGCGCCCGCCTGGTTCCTGATGGCGTGGCTTATAAAGTGAAAGCCGGTTCGCGCATCGTCGCGCAGGTGCATTATCATCCGCGAGGTCTCACGGAAAAAGACCGCACGCAAATCGGCATCTATTTTTCCCGAAAGCCAGTAACCAAGGGGTTAAATTGGGCGCCGATTCTTAACACCAATTTCACCATCCCTGCCGATAATGCGAACTATCCGGTTAATGCCGCATTGCCTATTCCACTGGGTTTTGACGCGCATGCCATCGGCATTTTTCCGCATATGCATTTGCTCGGTAAAAAAATGAAAGTCGAAGCGCGGTCAATCGGCGGGACTGAGTGTTTGATTAACATCGATGATTGGAATTTCAACTGGCAGGGGGCGTATTACTACAAAGAGCCTGTCGCATTGAAAGGCGGGACGCTGCTCACCTTGAATGCGATTTTTGATAATTCGGCGAACAATCCTTTCAATCCCAATTCGCCGCCTAAAGCGGTGCGCTGGGGCGAACAGACGACCGATGAAATGGCTATCGCGTTTGTCCTGTTTACCTTTGATTCGGATAACCTGGCGCTGTCGTCGCCGCATATTAACGGCGTGGAATTTGACGCGAGCAGCAATCGCTTGATTGTTACAGGCAGCGGTTTTTTAATTGGCGCAGATATTGAAATCAACGGCGTCAGAGTGAAAGACACGCGCAATCACAAAAAGGCGAAGAAAGCCAGCAAACATCTCTATTCAAGCGATGATTGGCAGAGGCTCTTGCCACGCGGCACAACAGCAAAAATCACTGTGCTCAATACCGACGGGGTGCGTTCTGCGGAATACGGTTTCACCTTGCATTAG
- a CDS encoding LysM peptidoglycan-binding domain-containing protein, with protein sequence MSALTDKYGPIYILAEQLGGTGLAANEENGHITVSGTLPTKYDVNKVWDKAKEIDPGLDDGDLTLNFSTARSDIYGHYTVESGDSLSRIAKEVTHGKLTYQQIFEANRDQLNDPDMIKVGQKLVIPNFE encoded by the coding sequence ATGTCAGCATTAACAGATAAATACGGACCGATTTACATTTTAGCGGAACAGTTGGGCGGCACCGGCTTGGCTGCCAACGAAGAGAACGGTCACATAACCGTTAGCGGTACGTTGCCAACCAAATATGATGTGAATAAAGTCTGGGATAAAGCCAAAGAGATTGATCCGGGTCTTGATGACGGCGATTTGACCTTGAATTTCTCTACCGCGCGTTCAGACATCTATGGACATTACACGGTCGAATCCGGCGATTCGCTTTCCAGAATTGCCAAAGAGGTGACGCACGGAAAACTTACCTATCAACAGATTTTTGAAGCCAACCGTGATCAATTGAACGACCCCGATATGATTAAAGTCGGTCAGAAACTGGTGATTCCGAATTTTGAGTAA
- a CDS encoding FAD-dependent oxidoreductase: MSEKYDLAIIGAGSGGLTAAQVGAQVGARVALIEKHRIGGDCTWTGCVPSKALLKAAKVAQQTRLASRFGLTAALEPVNLKAVMAYVRSSIAAIYQHEEPRTLGAQGIDVVMGQARFADPQTLAITMAEGEKRIVAKNILICAGARPRLPQIRGFSEVPYLTYETIFEMETLPEKFVVMGGGPVGIEMAQAFLRLGSDVTLLHSRPRLLPKDEPEAAAVLTRCLQAEGAKLFLDARVFSVAQTSCGMTLRANVGEFCCDALLVATGRAPNIDTMALEKAGVQFSEKGIPVDENLQTNVKHIYAAGDCLGGPQFTHYAAYQAFIAARNALFPGSLKGLAQSVPWTTFTDPEIAHAGLTEAEARVKYGDNLEARVVEMGRVDRAVTESDTSGFIKVIHKKDGTVVGATVVAERAGEVIHEWAIAIAQNWKISELSSMIHVYPTYSIANQQLASEYSLERFLRGSAGKILKRLSGLR; this comes from the coding sequence ATGAGTGAAAAATACGATCTGGCGATTATCGGCGCAGGTTCCGGCGGATTGACGGCGGCACAGGTTGGGGCGCAGGTTGGGGCACGGGTTGCCCTGATTGAAAAGCATCGCATCGGCGGCGATTGCACCTGGACGGGATGTGTGCCGAGTAAAGCCCTGCTCAAAGCCGCAAAGGTTGCGCAACAAACACGCCTGGCTTCGCGCTTTGGTCTGACGGCGGCGCTGGAGCCGGTCAATCTCAAAGCGGTGATGGCTTATGTTCGCAGTTCGATTGCCGCAATTTATCAGCACGAAGAACCCCGGACGTTGGGCGCTCAGGGCATCGATGTGGTGATGGGGCAAGCGCGGTTTGCAGACCCGCAGACGCTCGCCATTACGATGGCTGAAGGCGAAAAGCGAATCGTTGCAAAAAACATTCTCATCTGTGCAGGAGCGCGACCGCGATTGCCGCAAATCAGAGGCTTTTCCGAAGTGCCTTACCTGACCTATGAGACCATCTTCGAGATGGAAACCCTGCCGGAAAAATTTGTAGTGATGGGCGGTGGACCCGTCGGCATCGAAATGGCGCAAGCCTTTTTAAGACTGGGTTCCGATGTCACCCTTCTGCATTCCCGCCCGCGTTTGCTTCCTAAAGATGAACCGGAAGCCGCGGCGGTCTTAACCCGTTGTTTGCAAGCGGAGGGCGCCAAACTTTTTCTCGATGCCAGAGTCTTTTCTGTCGCGCAAACTTCCTGTGGGATGACGCTACGCGCCAATGTCGGCGAATTCTGTTGCGACGCTTTACTGGTTGCCACCGGTCGCGCCCCCAATATTGATACGATGGCGTTGGAGAAAGCCGGTGTGCAGTTTAGCGAAAAGGGCATTCCGGTTGATGAAAATTTACAAACCAATGTCAAGCATATTTATGCGGCGGGTGATTGTCTGGGCGGTCCGCAATTTACCCATTATGCCGCCTATCAGGCTTTTATTGCGGCGCGCAATGCGCTCTTTCCCGGTTCGTTAAAAGGGCTGGCGCAATCGGTTCCCTGGACAACCTTCACCGATCCCGAAATCGCTCACGCCGGATTGACGGAAGCTGAAGCGCGAGTCAAGTATGGCGACAACCTCGAGGCGCGGGTCGTCGAGATGGGGCGCGTTGACCGCGCCGTAACCGAAAGCGATACCTCAGGGTTTATCAAAGTCATTCATAAAAAAGATGGCACCGTGGTGGGCGCAACCGTTGTTGCCGAACGCGCCGGTGAAGTGATTCACGAATGGGCAATCGCCATCGCGCAAAACTGGAAGATCAGCGAACTCTCATCGATGATTCATGTTTATCCGACCTATTCAATTGCCAATCAGCAACTGGCTTCGGAATATTCGCTTGAACGATTTTTGCGCGGCTCGGCAGGGAAAATTTTGAAACGACTCAGTGGCTTGCGATAG
- a CDS encoding nuclear transport factor 2 family protein — MTKIEQALANWHECVKTRNMNALGELLADEARFHSPFLWKPKEGKTLTASYLTAASMVLEDFHYHREMTDGTSWTLEFSARVGEFSLKGVDLIRFNEDGKIVEFEVMIRPFKGLTALAEAMQKQLAAQDTSEA; from the coding sequence ATGACTAAAATTGAACAGGCATTGGCAAACTGGCACGAATGCGTGAAGACGCGAAATATGAATGCGCTGGGCGAATTGCTCGCCGACGAGGCGCGTTTTCATTCGCCGTTTTTGTGGAAACCGAAAGAAGGTAAAACACTCACGGCAAGTTATCTCACCGCTGCTTCGATGGTGCTCGAAGATTTTCACTATCACCGCGAGATGACCGACGGCACGAGTTGGACCTTGGAATTCAGCGCGCGGGTTGGCGAATTTTCTTTAAAAGGCGTAGACCTCATTCGCTTCAATGAAGACGGAAAAATTGTCGAGTTTGAAGTGATGATTCGCCCGTTTAAAGGACTCACGGCACTTGCCGAAGCCATGCAAAAACAACTTGCCGCGCAAGACACAAGTGAAGCGTAA
- a CDS encoding 16S rRNA (uracil(1498)-N(3))-methyltransferase has product MQRRRFYASPDAINDRRITLSGDESHHLLRVLRLQAGDEVFVFDGCGQEYRCQFVEAKSKLAVVEIGEALTDVVESPLAITLAQALVKGEKFDLIVQKATELGVSRIVPLATARADMKLNAEQANKRQDRWHRIALEALKQSGRRTLVAIEKPSAIDKFIATHDSESQGEIIFFNERGGALLDQTMSELINKDAVTVMIGPEGGWGDDEIDCFNQCGAKAVTLGRRILRSETAALVAVTLLQHRLGDLSR; this is encoded by the coding sequence ATGCAACGTCGCAGATTTTACGCTTCGCCCGATGCGATTAACGACCGTCGCATCACCCTTTCCGGTGACGAATCGCATCACCTGCTGCGCGTTTTGCGATTGCAGGCGGGCGATGAAGTTTTTGTTTTCGACGGGTGCGGTCAGGAATATCGCTGCCAGTTCGTGGAAGCCAAATCCAAATTGGCAGTCGTTGAAATTGGTGAAGCGTTAACCGATGTAGTTGAATCGCCGCTTGCTATCACTTTGGCGCAGGCGCTGGTGAAAGGTGAGAAGTTTGATTTGATTGTGCAGAAAGCCACCGAACTCGGGGTATCGCGCATTGTGCCGCTGGCGACCGCGCGCGCCGATATGAAATTAAATGCCGAACAGGCGAACAAACGGCAAGACCGCTGGCATCGCATTGCCCTTGAAGCGTTGAAACAATCGGGGCGGCGAACCCTGGTTGCAATCGAAAAGCCAAGCGCGATTGACAAATTTATTGCAACTCATGACAGCGAATCACAGGGCGAAATCATTTTTTTTAATGAACGTGGCGGCGCGTTACTTGACCAGACAATGAGCGAATTAATCAATAAAGACGCGGTGACGGTGATGATTGGACCCGAAGGCGGTTGGGGCGATGACGAGATTGATTGCTTCAACCAATGTGGAGCCAAAGCGGTCACCCTCGGACGACGGATACTCAGAAGCGAAACCGCCGCACTCGTCGCTGTGACCTTGTTGCAACACCGGCTTGGCGACCTGTCACGATAG
- a CDS encoding pseudouridine-5'-phosphate glycosidase → MTNARINIPEPIQQAIINQQPVVALESTVIAHGLPYPLNLETASACEQIIREIGALAATVAIVDGRPTIGLSDDELKVFAKSCAPDDSPIEKVSLSNFAGVMLRRKWGATTVSASLKLAWLGNVKVFATGGIGGVHRGVSETFDISADLTALAEFPVICVCAGAKAILDLPKTIEQLETLGVPVVGFQTQEFPAFYSRSSGLPVDVSVQSADEVARLALAHWQMQSTSGLLVCVPIPQAFEIPANDIERATGEALKLAQARAIRGKAVTPFLLEQMKEITAGRSLRANQALLTNNARVAAQIAVSLAKIQTVK, encoded by the coding sequence ATGACGAATGCGAGAATAAATATTCCTGAACCGATTCAACAGGCGATTATCAATCAGCAGCCCGTCGTGGCGCTCGAATCCACCGTCATCGCGCACGGCTTGCCTTATCCGCTCAATCTGGAAACCGCAAGCGCCTGCGAACAAATCATTCGGGAGATCGGCGCGCTTGCCGCAACCGTGGCTATCGTTGACGGACGCCCAACCATTGGACTGAGCGACGATGAATTGAAGGTGTTTGCGAAAAGTTGCGCGCCCGATGATAGCCCGATTGAAAAGGTCAGTTTAAGCAATTTCGCGGGCGTGATGCTCAGGCGCAAATGGGGCGCGACGACCGTGTCGGCTTCGCTGAAACTTGCCTGGCTTGGCAACGTCAAGGTTTTTGCAACCGGCGGCATCGGCGGCGTGCATCGCGGCGTCAGCGAGACCTTCGATATATCGGCGGACTTAACGGCGCTCGCAGAGTTTCCGGTAATCTGCGTGTGTGCGGGAGCCAAAGCGATTTTGGATTTGCCGAAAACCATCGAGCAACTGGAAACCCTCGGTGTACCGGTTGTGGGATTTCAAACCCAAGAATTTCCGGCATTTTATTCGCGTTCGAGTGGCTTGCCGGTCGATGTCAGTGTGCAATCGGCTGACGAAGTTGCGCGACTCGCGCTCGCTCACTGGCAGATGCAATCGACAAGCGGGTTACTGGTTTGTGTGCCGATTCCCCAAGCCTTTGAAATACCGGCAAACGACATCGAACGCGCGACAGGTGAGGCGTTGAAACTCGCACAGGCGCGCGCTATTCGCGGCAAAGCGGTGACGCCGTTTCTGCTTGAACAGATGAAGGAGATAACCGCCGGGCGTTCGCTGCGCGCCAATCAAGCCTTGCTTACCAACAACGCCCGCGTCGCCGCCCAGATTGCGGTGAGCCTCGCGAAAATTCAAACGGTTAAGTGA
- a CDS encoding aminopeptidase P N-terminal domain-containing protein, whose translation MTHDSNNSSELARQRREQFMQHIKGGAAIFPAAAMCIRNNDVEHEYRQDSDFYYLTGFEEPDAVAVLVPDHSETRFVLFVQPKDRAKEVWTGWRAGEEGARRDFFADAAFTIDKLDEELPKLIAKADTLYYRFNDSRFDERVVGWLRRFQRDRQRNGYGPKAIVDPVDLLHEMRLVKTADDLQALRRAVDITSEGHIAAMHALKPGMYEYEIEAVLRYVFRKHGSPRHGYAPIVGTGANATVLHYITNNAPIKDGDLLLIDAGAEFDYFTGDVTRTMPANGRFTQAQRDVYQVVLDAQLAAIEAVRPGATFIDPHNVTVRVLVEGLLKLGLLTGEIDKIIEEKQYEKFYMHRTSHWLGMDVHDVGAYKVADEWRTLEPGMVLTIEPGLYIAADLEEVDERYRGIGIRIEDDVLVTTEGAEVLSSRVPKTIEDIEALMNRD comes from the coding sequence ATGACGCACGATTCAAATAACTCTAGCGAATTAGCCAGACAAAGGCGCGAACAATTTATGCAGCACATCAAAGGCGGCGCGGCAATCTTTCCCGCCGCCGCAATGTGCATTCGCAATAACGATGTCGAACATGAATACCGACAGGATTCGGATTTTTATTACCTCACAGGTTTTGAAGAACCCGACGCGGTTGCCGTTCTTGTACCTGACCACTCGGAAACCCGCTTCGTGCTTTTCGTGCAACCCAAAGACCGCGCCAAAGAGGTGTGGACAGGATGGCGTGCCGGTGAAGAGGGCGCGCGTCGCGACTTCTTTGCCGACGCCGCTTTCACCATCGACAAACTTGACGAAGAATTGCCGAAACTGATTGCCAAAGCCGATACCCTCTATTATCGCTTCAATGATTCGCGCTTTGATGAGCGTGTGGTTGGCTGGCTTCGCCGCTTTCAACGCGACCGGCAGCGCAACGGCTATGGGCCAAAAGCCATTGTTGACCCGGTTGACCTGCTGCATGAGATGCGGCTCGTTAAGACCGCAGATGATTTACAAGCTTTGCGACGCGCCGTTGACATTACCAGCGAAGGTCACATCGCGGCAATGCATGCGTTAAAGCCCGGAATGTACGAATACGAAATCGAAGCCGTATTGCGTTATGTGTTTCGCAAACACGGCAGCCCTCGTCACGGTTACGCGCCGATTGTCGGCACCGGCGCAAACGCTACGGTGTTGCATTACATCACCAACAATGCGCCGATTAAAGACGGCGATTTGCTGTTGATTGACGCGGGCGCGGAATTCGATTACTTCACCGGCGATGTGACGCGCACCATGCCTGCAAACGGTCGGTTCACTCAGGCGCAGCGCGACGTCTATCAAGTCGTGCTGGACGCTCAACTCGCTGCCATCGAAGCGGTACGTCCCGGCGCGACTTTCATTGACCCGCATAATGTGACGGTTCGCGTGCTGGTCGAAGGCTTGCTGAAACTCGGATTACTGACAGGCGAGATTGACAAAATTATCGAAGAAAAACAGTACGAAAAATTTTATATGCACCGCACCAGTCACTGGCTAGGCATGGATGTTCACGACGTTGGAGCTTACAAAGTCGCCGATGAATGGCGCACCCTGGAGCCGGGAATGGTGCTCACAATTGAGCCGGGACTTTACATCGCCGCAGATTTAGAGGAGGTTGATGAGCGTTATCGCGGCATCGGCATTCGCATCGAAGACGATGTGCTGGTTACAACGGAAGGCGCAGAGGTCTTATCATCGCGGGTGCCGAAAACCATTGAAGACATTGAAGCCTTAATGAACAGGGATTGA
- a CDS encoding glucose-1-phosphate adenylyltransferase: protein MDNVIAVILGGGVGQRLFPLTRQRAKPAVPLGGKYRLIDIPVSNCINSDVLRIFILTQYNSASLNRHIARTYRFSRFTNGFVEILAAEITPSSPDWFQGTADAVRQCFHHLEDYTDDTVLVLSGDHLYRMDYRKFVERHQVTNADLTISVTAARAEDASGFGLLKIDESGRVIEFKEKPKGEELEAMRVDTTTLGLSAEEASRRPFLASMGIYVFKKKVLGELLLKDMPTAIDFGKEVIPEALSRYNVQAHLFDGYWEDIGTISAFYRANLDMTLPLPPFNAFDTESPMYTRPRYLPGSKILDCQVQGSIITEGCILNGSVIKNSVIGIRARVEHGSHLEGVLMMGSDYYQTLDVMQMDIAAGRPRVGVGQNCFIRKAIIDKNARIGSGVRIVNEANRQHHDGDGFFIREGIVIVPKNGEIADGTVI from the coding sequence ATGGATAACGTGATAGCTGTGATTCTGGGTGGAGGCGTTGGTCAGAGACTTTTTCCGCTAACCCGTCAACGAGCCAAACCGGCGGTTCCGCTCGGCGGCAAATATCGGTTAATCGATATACCGGTTTCCAACTGCATCAATTCGGATGTGCTTCGCATTTTCATTCTTACGCAATACAACTCCGCTTCACTCAATCGTCACATCGCGCGCACCTATCGGTTCAGCCGGTTCACCAATGGCTTTGTCGAAATTCTCGCGGCGGAAATCACGCCGTCGAGTCCCGACTGGTTTCAAGGCACCGCCGATGCGGTGCGCCAATGTTTTCATCACCTCGAAGATTACACCGATGATACGGTTCTGGTTTTATCGGGCGATCATCTCTATCGCATGGATTACCGCAAATTCGTCGAACGCCATCAGGTGACCAATGCCGATTTGACGATTTCCGTCACCGCGGCGCGCGCCGAAGACGCTTCGGGGTTTGGTCTGTTAAAGATTGACGAGAGCGGGCGGGTCATCGAATTCAAAGAGAAACCCAAAGGCGAGGAACTTGAAGCCATGCGCGTTGATACCACGACGCTTGGACTGAGCGCCGAAGAAGCCTCGCGTCGCCCGTTTCTCGCGTCGATGGGCATTTATGTTTTCAAGAAAAAGGTGCTCGGCGAGTTGCTGTTGAAGGATATGCCGACGGCGATTGATTTCGGCAAAGAGGTCATCCCGGAAGCTTTGTCGCGTTATAATGTCCAGGCGCATTTGTTTGACGGTTACTGGGAAGACATCGGCACCATCAGCGCCTTCTATCGCGCCAATCTCGATATGACCTTGCCGTTACCGCCGTTTAATGCTTTTGATACGGAATCGCCGATGTACACCCGCCCGCGTTATTTGCCCGGCTCGAAAATTCTCGATTGTCAGGTGCAAGGCAGCATCATTACCGAAGGTTGTATCTTGAACGGGTCGGTCATCAAAAATTCGGTTATTGGCATTCGCGCCCGCGTTGAACACGGCTCACACCTTGAAGGGGTGTTGATGATGGGGTCGGATTACTATCAAACGCTTGATGTGATGCAGATGGATATCGCCGCAGGCCGACCGCGAGTTGGCGTCGGGCAAAACTGTTTTATTCGCAAAGCTATCATCGATAAAAATGCCCGTATCGGTTCGGGCGTGCGCATTGTCAATGAAGCCAACCGGCAACATCACGATGGTGACGGTTTTTTTATTCGCGAAGGCATTGTCATCGTGCCGAAAAACGGCGAGATTGCCGATGGCACAGTGATTTAG
- the prmA gene encoding 50S ribosomal protein L11 methyltransferase, with the protein MNDKFSNKIWHLVSLTVAPDAEELAGSILFDMGATGTITLEESPERTKLGAYFDEQRDSDNLARLIEAEFARAGILNSLFAITLEAIPEQDWMQKWKEGFEPIHIGNRLLVAPSWKVPEKREARAVIQIDPGMAFGTGTHETTRLCLEAIEKYWQGGTMIDVGTGTGILAIGAALLVPTSRITAIDIDPLAVEVAGENIAINKVEKNIDARVGEPAEFAGQTFDVVVANLTAEVIIALMGDLAACLQDAGVMILSGILTTLREDVQRSAAQFNLKIIECQEAGEWSMLVARRGDI; encoded by the coding sequence ATGAATGACAAATTCTCGAATAAAATCTGGCATCTGGTGAGCCTCACCGTTGCGCCGGATGCGGAAGAACTCGCCGGTTCAATACTATTTGATATGGGGGCAACCGGAACCATCACTCTTGAAGAATCACCGGAGCGTACAAAACTCGGCGCTTACTTTGACGAGCAACGCGATTCTGACAATTTAGCCAGGCTCATCGAAGCCGAATTTGCGCGCGCCGGAATTTTAAATTCGCTTTTCGCTATTACCCTCGAAGCGATTCCCGAACAGGACTGGATGCAGAAATGGAAAGAAGGCTTTGAGCCAATCCATATCGGCAATCGTTTGCTGGTTGCGCCGTCGTGGAAAGTGCCCGAAAAGCGTGAGGCTCGCGCGGTTATTCAAATCGACCCGGGCATGGCATTCGGTACAGGCACCCACGAAACCACACGGCTTTGTCTTGAAGCCATCGAAAAATACTGGCAGGGCGGCACCATGATTGACGTTGGCACCGGCACAGGGATTCTTGCCATCGGCGCGGCGCTGCTTGTGCCGACGTCGCGCATCACCGCGATTGATATTGACCCGCTTGCCGTCGAAGTCGCCGGGGAAAACATTGCCATCAACAAGGTTGAAAAAAATATTGATGCGCGAGTCGGTGAACCCGCCGAATTTGCCGGGCAGACCTTTGATGTGGTGGTCGCCAATCTGACCGCCGAAGTCATCATTGCCTTGATGGGCGACCTTGCCGCGTGTTTGCAAGATGCGGGGGTGATGATTCTTTCAGGTATTCTCACCACTTTGCGCGAAGATGTTCAGCGAAGCGCCGCGCAATTCAATTTAAAAATTATCGAATGTCAGGAAGCCGGCGAGTGGTCAATGCTGGTGGCGCGAAGAGGTGACATCTGA
- a CDS encoding HAD hydrolase-like protein codes for MKYRLAIFDFDGTLANSFPFFVRVFNQLAEQHDFKGIAPDLVPTFRHYTARQMMEYVGMPAWKLPLVAKHFISLMRQNAASIPLFEQIDEVLPHLANNGVTLAIVSSNSYDNVSRILGPANKKLIDQFECGMSIFGKPARIQKVLRKTGISCHESIYIGDQVTDLEAARKENVAFGAVSWGYGTIESLRAHFPEEEFDQVSALKRIV; via the coding sequence ATGAAATATCGGCTGGCAATTTTCGACTTCGACGGAACTTTAGCCAACTCATTTCCCTTTTTTGTTCGCGTATTCAATCAACTCGCCGAACAGCATGATTTCAAGGGAATCGCTCCGGATTTGGTGCCGACTTTCAGGCATTACACTGCCAGGCAGATGATGGAATATGTAGGAATGCCTGCCTGGAAACTTCCGCTTGTGGCAAAGCACTTTATCTCTTTGATGCGGCAAAATGCGGCAAGCATCCCGCTGTTTGAACAGATTGACGAGGTGTTGCCGCATCTGGCGAATAACGGCGTGACACTGGCAATCGTTTCATCAAACTCATATGACAATGTAAGCCGGATTCTGGGTCCTGCAAATAAAAAGTTAATTGACCAATTTGAGTGTGGAATGTCGATTTTTGGCAAACCCGCGAGAATCCAGAAGGTACTCAGAAAGACCGGCATTTCCTGTCACGAATCCATCTATATCGGCGACCAAGTTACCGACCTGGAGGCAGCGCGTAAGGAAAACGTAGCTTTTGGAGCGGTGTCCTGGGGGTATGGAACGATTGAATCACTCAGAGCACATTTTCCTGAAGAAGAATTCGATCAGGTTTCCGCTTTAAAAAGAATTGTCTGA